GGTGCTGTTGACCCGGAGGCGGAACGGAATACCACGCTCACGCAGTGCGGACGGGGCTGCCCGCCGCGCAGGGCGACCATGTCAACCTCAGTCCGGACTGATGGAATGACGCGGCATGCCGCGTCACCACAGTTCAGTGGATTTATTTGGCGATCGGCTGGCCACCGTAGGTCATGCCACTGATGAGCACCAGCGCGCGGGTTTGGGCGCTGGACGGCAACGCTACATAGTTCAGCGCCGTGTTGTACGCCTGGCCTTTGGTCACGACCCACATCAGCAGCTTCTTGAGTGCAGCGGCGTCCTGCGGGGTGCGGTTCCCGTACTTCTGATCCTGGTACACGATCACATAGGTGTAGGTGCTGATCGGGTAGCTCTGGCTGCCGGAGGCGTTCGTGATGCTGATGATGCCAGCGGACGGCAGAGAGACACTGGCCGCTGCCGCCTTGACACTGGCGAGGTCGGCCTTGACAAACTGACCGGCCCTGTTCTGCACGCTGCCAAAATCAATCTTATTCTGCAGCGCGTAGGTCAGTTCGATGTACCCGATGGCGCCGGGCGTGGACTTGACGATGCCGGAGACCCCGTCATTGCCTTTGCCCCCCACCCCGACCGGCCACTCTACTGACGTGGCGCTGCCGACCTTCGACTTCCACTCGGGGCTGACTTTGCTCAGGTAATCCGTAAAGACGCCTGTGGTGCCGCTGCCGTCACTGCGGCGGGCCACGGTCACCGGCAGGGGTGGCAGCGTGACGCCAGGATTGAGCTTCGCGATCTGGGGATCATTCCAGACCTTGATCTTGCCGAGGTAGATATCGGCCAGTACCGGGCCCGTGAACTTCAGGGAGGCCGTCACGCCCGGGAGGTTGTAGCTGGGGACGACGGCCCCGATCGCGTCCGGGAACGTGATGATCTTCCCAGGATACCCGGCGACGTCCGTGGCGGGGACGGCGACGTCACTGGCGGCGAAGTCGATCGTCCGGTCGTGCAGTTGCTTCTGACCGGCGCCGCTGCCCACGCTCTGGTAGTTCACGGTGTCGCCCGTTTCCGAGTGGTACTGGTCGAACATCTTGCTGAACAGCGGGTAGACGAAAGAACTGCCAGCGCCGGTCACCGTGAGGGCGCTGGCTCCGGTGCTCAGCGTCAGGGCGATCAGGGCAACATGTTTGGTCATCCTCATGACCCGACCTTAGGTGCGCACTGTCATGGATTCGTCAATGCGGTGCGTGACAGGACGAGAGCGTGAAGACCTGTGCTGTCCCGCATCTCAGTTCCCAGCGTCCGCCGATATCAGAGTCGGGGCTGGCCTGAAGAGGACGACGCCCGGTACCGAGGTACCAGGGAACAGTGCTCTTGATGGAGGCCATGTTTCGATGCGGTTGGGGCCGGATGTTGGTCACGGCCCGCCAGAGCGAATATCTGAACGCTGTTGCCAACCCGCGCAGCTCGACGGGGTGCCGCTGTCAATGCCGATGCGGCCACTGGAAACACAGTGCTTCGGAGTGGTGCGGCGCAACCGTGATGTTCCCGGCGCAGGGTGTTGTGATTGCGTACGGTACCGCACCTGCACAGCAGCTTCCGGGCGCCACACCAGCGGAGCGGAAGCAATGCTGGCACCGGATGTCCCCGACGACGCTCGATTGGACTCGAAGTTGCGTTGGCGTCGGCTCTGTCGCGGGTCAGCCGCTCACCGCAGTGAACTTGCCTGAATCGTGTCAGAAGAGGCGCAACAGCATCGGTGCACGCCAGGTTTCGCGCCCTGACTGGTATGGGCGCGCCGGGACTGCCTGCACGAGGCTGGAATCGGTCCTGCCGCTCAGCGACGTCCAGGCTGTACAGGGGCCATTCCAGAGTTGCTTGCTACGGCCGCCGCGACGCTGCGGAACGTCGGGGCTGCGGCCTGCGATCCCTGGTAACGCGTGCGCGCACGGAACAGGGTGACGCTGATGGTGTACTGCGGAGCGTCGGCCGGAAAGAACCCAGTAAAGGTGCTGTTGTACTCCG
This genomic interval from Deinococcus metalli contains the following:
- the pstS gene encoding phosphate ABC transporter substrate-binding protein PstS, giving the protein MTKHVALIALTLSTGASALTVTGAGSSFVYPLFSKMFDQYHSETGDTVNYQSVGSGAGQKQLHDRTIDFAASDVAVPATDVAGYPGKIITFPDAIGAVVPSYNLPGVTASLKFTGPVLADIYLGKIKVWNDPQIAKLNPGVTLPPLPVTVARRSDGSGTTGVFTDYLSKVSPEWKSKVGSATSVEWPVGVGGKGNDGVSGIVKSTPGAIGYIELTYALQNKIDFGSVQNRAGQFVKADLASVKAAAASVSLPSAGIISITNASGSQSYPISTYTYVIVYQDQKYGNRTPQDAAALKKLLMWVVTKGQAYNTALNYVALPSSAQTRALVLISGMTYGGQPIAK